One window from the genome of Sesamum indicum cultivar Zhongzhi No. 13 linkage group LG15, S_indicum_v1.0, whole genome shotgun sequence encodes:
- the LOC105178169 gene encoding protein EARLY-RESPONSIVE TO DEHYDRATION 7, chloroplastic, with translation MASPTDSNPKRTPMYPQVIDPIQETALPPHHSSSSSLYPTIDMKDLENLFPEPNAGIGPGAQPCSPSAPPQSVEEALITIQGAILHLIDKHYSVELATGDLRILRLLQGDNTVAALAAVGDDVQWPLTKDITAVKLDSSHYFFSFQPPRETEDLETSGDDGVKKKKKGKGKGDNKNEQEGDEVLSYGLTIVSKGQEGLLKGLDQILEAYSNFSVHKVEEKEVVAVAGAAAREMTAGELKEEKKKEEVEGQCAAYWTTLAPNVEDYSGIAAKLIAAGSGQLVKGILWCGDVTMDRLKWGDEVLKKRMAPGEQTEIDPNTLKRIKRVKQVTKMTEKVATGVLSGVVKVSGFFAGSVANSTVGKKFFSLLPGEMVLASLDGFSKICDAVEVAGKNVMSTSSTVTTGLVSHRYGEEAAKAASEGMDAAGHAIGTAWAVFKIRKAFNPKSVLSPAALAKSAAAEIRAKGSK, from the exons ATGGCGTCCCCCACCGATTCTAACCCTAAACGGACCCCAATGTACCCCCAAGTCATCGACCCAATTCAGGAAACTGCGCTGCCGCCCCACCATTCCTCGTCTTCGTCCCTCTACCCCACCATCGACATGAAAGACCTGGAGAACCTCTTCCCCGAACCCAATGCAGGAATTGGTCCTGGTGCCCAACCTTGTTCCCCATCAGCGCCTCCTCAGTCTGTCGAGGAGGCCCTGATTACAATCCAAGGCGCTATCCTCCACCTCATCGACAAACACTACTCCGTTGAGCTCGCCACCGGAGATCTCCGAATACTCCGTCTTCTCCAGGGGGATAATACCGTCGCTGCGCTTGCCGCGGTCGGTGACGATGTTCAGTGGCCGTTAACCAAAGACATTACTGCTGTGAAACTGGACTCTTCCCATTACTTCTTCTCCTTTCAGCCGCCTCGTGAAACCGAGGACTTGGAAACCAGTGGTGATGATGgagtgaagaagaagaagaagggaaagggaaagggagataataaaaatgagCAAGAAGGTGATGAGGTTTTGAGTTATGGTTTGACGATAGTGTCTAAGGGGCAGGAAGGGTTGCTGAAGGGGTTGGATCAGATTCTGGAAGCTTACAGTAACTTTTCGGTGCATAAGGTGGAGGAGAAGGAGGTGGTGGCGGTGGCAGGAGCAGCAGCGAGAGAGATGACAGCCGGGGAGTTGaaggaggagaagaagaaggaggagGTGGAGGGGCAGTGTGCAGCGTACTGGACTACGCTGGCACCAAATGTGGAGGACTACAGTGGGATAGCTGCAAAGCTGATCGCAGCGGGTTCGGGCCAACTGGTTAAGGGAATattgtggtgtggagatgtgacCATGGATCGATTGAAGTGGGGAGATGAGGTTCTGAAGAAGAGGATGGCTCCAGGGGAGCAAACTGAAATTGACCCTAATACATTGAAGAGGATCAAAAG GGTTAAACAGGTGACTAAGATGACTGAGAAAGTAGCAACTGGGGTGCTTTCAGGAGTTGTAAAGGTCTCAGGATTCTTTGCTGGTTCTGTTGCAAACTCTACAGTTGGAAAGAAATTCTTTAGTCTCTTGCCAGGGGAAATGGTTCTTGCTTCTCTCGATGGATTTA GCAAAATCTGCGATGCTGTTGAAGTAGCAGGAAAGAATGTGATGTCAACCTCTTCCACTGTGACAACTGGACTCGTCTCCCACAG ATATGGCGAGGAGGCTGCTAAGGCAGCAAGTGAGGGAATGGATGCTGCAGGGCATGCCATAGGAACTGCATGGGCAGTATTTAAGATCAGGAAGGCATTCAATCCAAAAAGTGTATTAAGTCCCGCTGCCCTGGCCAAATCAGCTGCAGCTGAAATAAGAGCAAAAGGGTCCAAGTAA
- the LOC105178170 gene encoding uncharacterized protein LOC105178170 — protein MKDYEIEEKKQAAADVLFQYSKFALACIGNQARPCDLRLHLMKEISGLPTSLKKASSQAAASPDVMGESSSSGTARLDKADSFRAL, from the exons ATGAAAGATTACGAG ATTGAAGAAAAGAAGCAAGCTGCTGCAGATGTGCTGTttcaatattcaaaatttgctCTGGCATGTATTGGGAATCAGGCTCGGCCTTGCGACTTAAGGTTGCATTTGATGAAG GAAATCTCGGGTTTGCCGACTTCCTTGAAAAAGGCCTCATCCCAAGCAGCCGCCTCTCCTGATGTGATGGGAGAATCTTCGAGCTCAGGGACTGCAAGACTTGATAAGGCAGACAGTTTTAGAGCACTCTAA
- the LOC105178171 gene encoding protein POLLENLESS 3-LIKE 2, with translation MMQEMWNGPPGFRPTKSAPSSPAKPLGVCRTRSDTFHVTHKVPVGDTPYVRAKNVQLVDKDPERAIPLFWAAINAGDRVDSALKDMAIVMKQQNRAEEAIEAIKSLRSRCSDQAQESLDNILLDLYKRCGRLDDQIALLRHKLYLIQQGMAFNGKRTKTARSQGKKFQVSVEQEATRLLGNLGWALMQQNNYIEAEEAYRRALLLAPDNNKMCNLGICLMKQGRIGEAKETLRRVKPAVADGPRGVDSHLKAYERAQQMLRDLESEMMNRGGDRVEQSKLFDAFLGSSAIWQPQPCKEQNLAPFSNAHPPSKLQDDAYADENANSNIITSRLPQRSAKPGIGATLVNSLNIDAPPFYSSKFGKDSSAGTALLPESLKRTRSGNVANLEQKMMACTEPENKVRKQSISPEKTGDKWADLLPDSKDFEEAIIAAVLGPGYETTRKTDDKRHGNGDDITQRKVVDKRLKVFQDITASLSPKA, from the exons ATGATGCAAGAAATGTGGAATGGGCCGCCCGGTTTCCGACCCACAAAATCGGCTCCGTCGTCTCCCGCCAAGCCGCTGGGCGTCTGCCGAACCAGGTCTGACACCTTCCACGTGACTCACAAGGTCCCGGTTGGAGACACCCCTTATGTCCGGGCGAAAAATGTTCAA CTTGTGGATAAGGATCCGGAGAGGGCAATACCTTTGTTCTGGGCAGCAATTAATGCCGGAGATAGAGTGGATAGTGCCCTTAAAGATATGGCCATTGTGATGAAGCAGCAAAACAGGGCGGAAGAGGCAATCGAAGCCATCAAGTCGTTGCGCAGCCGTTGTTCCGATCAAGCCCAAGAATCCCTTGACAACATCTTGTTAGATCtttacaag AGATGTGGGAGATTGGATGACCAAATAGCACTGCTGAGGCACAAACTGTATCTAATACAGCAAGGAATGGCGTTTAATGGGAAGCGAACCAAGACGGCAAGATCCCAAGGGAAGAAGTTTCAGGTCTCCGTCGAGCAAGAGGCGACTCGATTGCTG GGGAACTTGGGATGGGCACTGATGCAGCAAAACAATTACATAGAGGCAGAAGAGGCTTACAGGCGAGCGCTTTTACTGGCGCCGGATAATAACAAGATGTGCAATCTGGGCATTTGCCTGATGAAACAAGGGAGAATAGGCGAGGCGAAAGAGACCCTTCGGAGAGTAAAGCCAGCGGTGGCCGACGGCCCCAGAGGCGTCGATTCCCACCTCAAGGCCTATGAGAGAGCGCAGCAAATGCTTAGAGACCTTGAGTCTGAGATGATGAACCGGGGCGGTGATAGGGTGGAACAGAGTAAGCTGTTTGACGCATTCTTGGGTTCTTCCGCTATCTGGCAGCCTCAGCCTTGCAAGGAGCAAAATCTTGCTCCATTCTCCAACGCGCATCCGCCGTCTAAACTTCAAGACGATGCTTATGCCGATGAGAATGCAAACTCCAACATCATAACCAGCCGTTTGCCACAAAGAAGCGCCAAGCCAGGAATTGGTGCTACTCTGGTGAATTCACTCAACATTGATGCACCACCATTCTATTCATCCAAATTTGGGAAGGATTCTTCCGCAGGTACTGCCCTTTTGCCTGAGAGTCTTAAGAGGACAAGGTCCGGAAACGTAGCAAACTTAGAGCAGAAGATGATGGCTTGCACCGAGCCGGAGAATAAAGTGCGTAAACAGTCCATATCACCGGAGAAAACTGGCGATAAGTGGGCCGATTTGCTCCCGGATAGCAAGGACTTTGAGGAGGCTATAATTGCTGCTGTTTTAGGTCCGGGTTACGAAACAACGAGAAAGACTGACGACAAAAGGCATGGCAACGGCGATGATATCACTCAGAGAAAGGTGGTTGACAAAAGGCTCAAAGTATTTCAAGACATTACAGCATCTTTGAGTCCAAAGGCCTGA